DNA sequence from the Gordonia polyisoprenivorans genome:
GCACCGGGTTGGGTGAGTACCTCGAAGCTGCGTGCCAGGCGCGAATTCGCCAGCAGCGCCGACACATCGAATGGTTCGGGGAGCACCACACCGTCGACGACGCGACTCGGGCCGGGAATGCTCGGCAGGGGCGGCGCAGGTGTCGAAGCCTTCGGTGTCGCCGTGACCGCTTCCGCGCGCCGTTGACCGGAGCGTCCGAGACCCAGGTCGATGCGGCCGGGGTGGAAGGCGTCGAGCAGTCCGAAGGACTCGACGACCGAGACCGCGGTCGTCTGGCCGACCTGCACCGCCGCCGACCCGACCCGGATGGTGGTGGTGGCACCGGCGATGTGACCGATCAGGACGGCCGGGTTGGAGCCGGCCACCGCGACGAAGTGATGTTCGGCGACCCAGTAGCGGCGATAGCCCCACTGCTCGGCGTGCTGCGCGAGATCGATTGTATTTGCCAGTGCGGCAGCAGGATTGGAGCCCTCACTGATCGGTGCGAGGTCGAGCACCGACAACGGGGCATGGTCATGAAATGGCACGAGCCGACTCCCATCGATCCCGGCGTTAGCACCCTCCTCTGGGGGGTTGCTGCGACGTCGACGAGCCGGGTCTCTCGGTCGCTCCAGATGGTCGATTCACGGTAGGTCGGCGGCGCGGCGCACGGCAAGAAAGTCAGGAGTCACCCGGGTGCGTCGACGGCGTTCGGGCGTGTATGCGGCACATACTTTCGGTCACCATGGGATTAACCCGGACGCCCGCACGGCGTCGAGGACGAGCCGCGTCGTCGGAACGCCCATGTCGGTCTTGTCCGATACCGGCGATTTAGCCTAACCTAACGAGATGCGTGTTCGTGGAGTCCTCGCCGGCCTGTTGACCCTGATGTTCGTCGCCCTTGTCGGATGTTCGTCCCCCGACGATCCGGCCGGATCCACGGGTGGGACCGTGACCGTTGAGCACCAGTACGGATCGACGACGATTCCGAGCGATCCGACCAAGGTCGTGACATTCGGCGGCGCGTGGTCGGATTCGCTGATCCGCCTCGGGGTCCCGATCACGGCGGAGTTCCTCGCGCAGGGGTATTCGGGCCCGAACAATCGCTTCGCCTGGACGCCGGAGCACTCGTCGACGATCGTCACCTACGACGTGGAGGCCGGTCCCCCTGACGTCGCCGCGATCGCTCGGTTCGCCCCGCAGGTCATCCTCGCCGGATACCTGCCCGACCGTGCGGCCTACGACCGCCTGACGCAGATCGCCCCCACGATTCCGGTGATGGCCAAGAACACCGTCACCGACAGTTGGCAGGACGTGATGACGACGGCCGGCCGGATCTTCGGCAAGCAGCAGCAGGCCGATGAGGCCGTCGCCGAGGTCGAGCAGCAGATCGCGACCACCAAGGCGAAATACCCGGCGAGCCAGGGCAAGACGTTCACCTTCGGACAGTTGACCCCGCAGAATCAGTTCGGTGTGGTGACCAGCGACACCGACCCCTCCGCGAAACTGCTCGCCGAACTCGGCCTGGTTCTCGACCCGGCGGTCAAGGGGCTCGCGCCCGGCGGCGCACGCACGGTCGTGTCTGCCGAACGTATCGACATCTTCGCTTCGGACCTGCTGATCTTCTGGCCGCTGGTCGGCGGGCCCGAGGCCTTCGATGCGATACCCGGCTGGGATTCGCTGCCCGCGGTGCGCCGCGGCACGACGGTGTTCCTCACCAACGACACCGCGGCGGCGTTCAGCGCGCCCACGATCTACTCGGTGCCGTGGGCGGTCGACAAGCTGACGCCGGCGTTGGCGAAACTGTAGACGCGCCGCCTCAGGCGGCGCCGCGTTCCTCGATCTCCTCGAGCCGGTCGATCACGGTGCGCGCGAACACCTGCTGTTCGGTGACCGCGAGCTGGTTGCGGCTGCGCGAGGTGAACGCGAAGAGCCAATCGATCAGCGTGGTGAAGCGGTTGCGGAATCCGACGAGGTAGATCAGGTGCAGGAACAGCCATCCGAGCCAGGCGAGGTAACCGGAGAACTCGATGTGCCGTGACGTGCCGGGGATCGGCACGCTGGCGACGGCCGAGTACCGCGAGACCGTCGCCATCGATCCCTTGTCCCAGTAGGAGAACGGCTTTCGGGCGCGCAGGCTGCCGTTGAGCCGAGCGGTGATGGTGTCGGCGGCGTACCGCGCGGACTGATTGGCCGCCGGAGCCTGGCCCGGCACCCCGTCGAGTGCCATCATGTCGCCGACGATGAACACCTCGGCGTGGCCGGGCAGACTGAGATCGGGCTGCACCCGGACCCGGCCGGCGCGGTCGGT
Encoded proteins:
- a CDS encoding ABC transporter substrate-binding protein — translated: MRVRGVLAGLLTLMFVALVGCSSPDDPAGSTGGTVTVEHQYGSTTIPSDPTKVVTFGGAWSDSLIRLGVPITAEFLAQGYSGPNNRFAWTPEHSSTIVTYDVEAGPPDVAAIARFAPQVILAGYLPDRAAYDRLTQIAPTIPVMAKNTVTDSWQDVMTTAGRIFGKQQQADEAVAEVEQQIATTKAKYPASQGKTFTFGQLTPQNQFGVVTSDTDPSAKLLAELGLVLDPAVKGLAPGGARTVVSAERIDIFASDLLIFWPLVGGPEAFDAIPGWDSLPAVRRGTTVFLTNDTAAAFSAPTIYSVPWAVDKLTPALAKL